The Centroberyx gerrardi isolate f3 chromosome 7, fCenGer3.hap1.cur.20231027, whole genome shotgun sequence genome contains a region encoding:
- the dhrs7ca gene encoding dehydrogenase/reductase SDR family member 7C-B has protein sequence MDPAVATTVLLVPCVVVITAGLFYLYGAVAGLLSKTSVRNKVVVITDALSGLGKECASVFHQGGARLILCGKSWEKLEGIADDLANASDPTLTFPPKLVLLDFGDMDSMPEVIAEILECYGCLDILILNSSLKVKAPAQSVSLEMDKLLMDNNYFGPVTLAKGVLPSMISRRTGHLLLVNSIQGKLAVPFRTTYAASKHAVQAFFDCLRAEVEEYGISVSTVSHTFISGSASGTETASKSIWSFLYSQKPLGVSPDEAATAIVKTLSSKRKEVVIAPSLPKVAIYARSFFPNVFFAVMAAGVKNAAALENM, from the exons ATGGACCCAGCAGTGGCCACCACTGTCCTCCTGGTGCCCTGTGTAGTTGTGATCACAGCTGGGCTCTTCTACCTCTACGGCGCGGTTGCCGGTCTGTTGTCCAAAACTTCAGTCCGGAACAAGGTGGTGGTGATAACTGACGCCTTGTCTGGGCTCGGGAAAG AATGCGCGAGTGTGTTTCACCAAGGAGGGGCGAGGCTGATCCTGTGTGGGAAAAGTTGGGAGAAACTTGAAGGAATCGCTGATGATTTGGCAAATGCTTCAGACCCAACTTTA ACGTTTCCCCCGAAGCTGGTGCTGCTGGATTTCGGCGACATGGACAGCATGCCTGAGGTGATCGCAGAGATCCTGGAGTGCTACGGCTGCCTGGATATTCTCATCCTCAACAGCAGCCTGAAGGTGAAGGCTCCGGCACAGAGCGTGTCTCTGGAGATGGACAAGTTGCTGATGGACAACAACTACTTCGGACCCGTCACACTGGCCAAAG GTGTGCTGCCCTCCATGATTTCTCGGAGGACCGGTCACCTGCTGCTGGTCAACAGCATCCAAGGGAAACTAGCTGTGCCCTTCCGCACTACAT ATGCAGCCTCGAAGCATGCGGTTCAGGCCTTCTTCGACTGCCTGAGGGCCGAAGTGGAGGAGTACGGCATCTCCGTCAGCACCGTGAGCCACACCTTCATCAGCGGCTCGGCATCCGGAACGGAAACCGCCTCCAAATCCATCTGGTCCT TTCTGTACAGTCAGAAGCCCCTTGGCGTTTCCCCAGATGAGGCAGCCACTGCGATTGTGAAGACTTTAAGCAGTAAGAGGAAAGAGGTGGTAATTGCTCCCTCGCTCCCCAAGGTGGCCATCTACGCCAGATCCTTCTTCCCTaatgttttctttgctgtgatGGCCGCCGGAGTGAAGAATGCTGCTGCTTTAGAGAACATGTAG
- the LOC139909169 gene encoding germ cell-specific gene 1-like protein, whose amino-acid sequence MRLERGRRASLALTLNFVAFAFALSAVTTSYWCEGTRKVVKPFCTGPPAKVKQWFCIRFNSSNINDSRLVQYIWETGEEKFLMRKFHTGIFFSCEQAADMNGFDCRDFSEIAPEHERGVLWLCIVAESLYLTLLFTGGALMTLEQCPCFSVMNKLKLNAFAALCTALSGLCGMVAHMMFTTIFQLAVAMGPEDWRPKTWDYSWSYVLAWGSFGTCMGSAVTALNRYTKTIIEFKYKRRNIEKNLRIKQKMLELDLPEQMWDMYLTAVPADTEAPLELPANGHKPPSGTAYVVEMDSVSDQQGEAYC is encoded by the exons ATGAGGCTAGAGCGCGGGCGGCGGGCTTCTCTGGCACTCACCCTCAACTTTGTGGCGTTTGCGTTTGCCTTATCAGCCGTGACGACCAGCTACTGGTGCGAGGGGACCAGGAAGGTGGTGAAGCCCTTCTGCACGGGACCGCCGGCGAAGGTCAAGCAGTGGTTCTGTATCCGCTTCAACAGCTCCAACATCAATGACAGCCGCCTGGTGCAGTACATCTGGGAGACCGGCGAGGAGAAGTTTCTAATGAGGAAGTTCCACACGGGGATATTTTTCTCCTGCGAGCAGGCCGCCGACATGAACG GGTTTGACTGTAGAGACTTCTCAGAGATTGCACCTGAACACGAACGAG GGGTCCTGTGGTTGTGTATAGTGGCTGAGAGTCTGTACCTCACCCTGCTCTTCACAGGCGGGGCTCTCATGACCCTGGAGCAGTGTCCCTGCTTCAGTGTCATGAACAAGCTAAAGCTCAATGCCTTCGCTGCCTTGTGCACTGCCTTGTCAG GCCTTTGTGGGATGGTGGCCCACATGATGTTCACCACCATATTCCAGCTGGCTGTAGCTATGGGGCCAGAAGACTGGAGGCCCAAGACCTGGGACTACAGCTGGTCTTATGT CTTAGCGTGGGGCTCCTTCGGCACCTGCATGGGTTCTGCAGTGACGGCGCTGAACCGGTATACCAAGACCATCATAGAGTTCAAATACAAGCGGCGTAACATTGAGAAGAACCTGAGGATCAAGCAGAAGATGCTGGAGCTGGACCTCCCGGAGCAGATGTGGGACATGTACCTGACTGCCGTGCCCGCCGACACTGAGGCACCGCTAGAACTGCCGGCCAACGGGCACAAACCGCCCAGTGGCACAGCCTATGTGGTTGAAATGGACAGTGTGTCAGATCAACAAGGAGAGGCGTACTGCTAA
- the LOC139909174 gene encoding protein NATD1, which translates to MAFKLFCSLAALNSTRRFKYYPAAFRTLTSNCSLTVDHDRQNRRFTVSLGGGGDHECAVLRYRFTGNKEVDLVSTTVPESFRGQGVAGLLSKAAMDFLVEENLKAHVSCWYIKKYIEDNPLLGYKDFVIA; encoded by the exons aTGGCCTTTAAATTATTTTGCAGCCTCGCTGCATTGAACAGTACCCGGCGGTTCAAGTATTATCCGGCTGCATTCAGGACGTTGACTTCCAACTGCAGTTTAACGGTGGATCATGACCGACAGAACCGGCGCTTCACCGTCAGTCTGGGCGGCGGGG GGGACCATGAATGTGCGGTGCTGCGCTACAGATTCACCGGGAACAAGGAGGTGGATCTAGTATCAACCACTGTACCCGAGTCTTTCAGGGGCCAAGGTGTTGCTGGGCTGTTGTCAAAG GCTGCCATGGACTTTCTGGTTGAAGAAAACCTCAAGGCTCACGTCTCTTGCTGGTACATTAAGAAATATATCGAGGACAACCCACTGCTTGGTTATAAAGACTTTGTCATTGCTTGA